The region CCCCGACCAGTGCGAGGGCCAGGCCAGCGCCCGCCCCGCGAGGCGAAGCGAGGCGAAGCGAGGCGACCCCCGTGCGGCCATGGCCTCACTGCTGGGAACTTATCCGTGGCCCGAGGGGCTCGAGTGCCCAGCCCTGGAAGCAGAGCTGTCGGATGGGCTGTCGCCGCCTGCGGCCCCGCGCCCTCCAGGGGACAAGGGGTCGGAGAGCCGTATCCGGCGGCCCATGAACGCCTTCATGGTGTGGGCCAAGGACGAGAGGAAACGTCTGGCGGTGCAGAACCCGGACCTGCACAACGCCGAGCTCAGCAAGATGCTGGGTGAGTGATCCGGCGTGAGGGCGCGCCCCGAGGTCTCGGGCTGGGGACGCAGGCAGAGGCGGCTTGGGGCAAACGCGCGAACCGTGGCAGAACCTGGCAGGTGGGGACGCGTGGAGAGCGCGGGCGTCTCGGTGCCCGCCAGGTTGGGCATCTGTGTGAGAGTGGGTGTGATGGCGGTGGCCGGGATTCAAAGTAGGGACCCCCTGGCAAGGCCCAAAGTGAAACAAGGTGGCCCCGGCGTGGCCTCGGAGGTCCACTCGTGAAGACAGGAGAGGAATTGGGGGTCCTAGGCAGAGCGGGACAGCGTCCAGGCGCGGATCGCCCAGCTATGGAGACCCGCACTCAGAAACTGCCAGGACCGAAACGCTGAAACGGGGTGGAACTGGCCTTTGCTAGGAATACCGGAGTGGAAAACTCATCATTCCATTCACTTTACCTCTGGCACCATCACAGAGGGAGGTGGTAACGACCATTAACGAATGTTCACAAAGAGACCTTTCGGGAACGCATTACTGCTTTAACTTTGTTATgaaagcaacagaagaaaaaaaaaaagactaccgCAAGTAGACTCCATTCAAGACTATTTCTCAATCAGACCAGTTTAGTTAACTTCATCTGGATACTTACGGCAGCCGTTGAGGGTCTGTCTGTCTGGGAACCTGGCCGGTGGCTTCCCTAGTGATGCTGTGCTGTCCCAGCTGGAGTAGTCGGACTGCGGACAGGGCAAGCCAGacaagaggagacagagaggatgTTAGGGCATGTCCGAAAAACCAGAGTTCCTGTCAGGGTTTCTTGTCTCTCCCCTGTCTGGAGCTGAGCAGTTTTCACCTCTGCCCTACTCCTAACCTCTTAGCCCCTTCGATGTAGTATTTATCCATTTTAACGGGTGGAAACCTTTGAAAGTACTTTGTGTGTGGAGGGGACCCTCGGCCCTGTGAGCAGGGACAGTATGTGGTCACCAGAGATCGGCCCTGCTCTCCCAACCCTACCAGACCCCAAACCAAAAAAGCCGGTTTCCTTTTTCATTGGAGCTTTGGGCTCCTTCCTGGTCCGCACCTTGGACTGAGGCTGCCCACCTTTCTGCTGGTTAAAGCCGCAGGCCTGCAGAGAGAGTCTCTCCTGCAGTCTAGCGACCCTCTCAAAGCAGCTGGTGGAGTGCCGGTTTCAAAGAACCTTTTACAGCTCAGCCTCCTGGTTCGCCCTGCCCAGGAAGCCCTTGTCTTAGGGAGCCCCTTCCtccataaaaaaaatatttaaaactgtattttacacTGTTGGCACAAAGACAAATGAATTAGTAtacacaacaataaaacattttcttcaaccTGTAAGTTTATATTTTCCCTCAGATtgctaaagaaataaaagcactaTTTTGTGGGCCcctaattttttgtgtgtgggtgcTACGTGCTGCTCCTAGGTGCTCTTGTGACAGGAGTACAGCAGGGTTTCTGTTGTAGACCCAGGGCCAGAGATGGAGAAGGATTTGATTTGGGAAGCCTTACAGAATTGAGGCTGCCTGCGTCCAGGGAAAGGGCAGGCCAAGGGACTTGGGTGACAAATGCCTCCAGTAAGCTGATCCTTGCTGTCTATTTGCACGATAGCTTTCAGAGGTTACAGTTCATTTTACAGGAAAGACACAGATTCCTTCCTGCTTAACCACACAGCCGTTGGCACTGGGTGAAGGGAACCAACCTGATGTTGCTCTTTCAAATACGGTCTTTCTAATCTGTTCAGAGGATGATGTATTTCCACTCCCATGATCTCGCCCGACCCTTTGCTTTCTGACCTTGGAAAGGAAAGGACTGGATGTGAGTCCCAACTTTTTTGACTATAAGCTTTCTAATCTTTAACATTAAAAGTTTCATCCATGAGCACTAGTATTTTTAGTCCCTACTAAAATTATTATATGAGAAAGCACataaaggcagttagttacccatTTAGTGGCATTTAAAATTaacctatattttattaatactgTAACATCCAGGTATGCTTAGAAACCAGAGCCACATTTTAGGTACTCAGTCCACAGACAGGGCAGCGTGCGGGCAACTGGGTCTTGGGTCTCTTGCAACAATTTTGTGGTCTCAGTCCTAGGCTGTGAATTGCAGACCAGTTAGCTCCAAATCCAGAGTTCCTAACACTTTTCATGCTGCCCTTTTAAATGACAGCTAGTTACATTAATTGATGACTGTCAGAATAGTTATAAACTTTCATCCCAGTGGTGGGACACCTTTGGTAATCACCATCCTCCAGCGGTCTCTGAGGGCCTGGGTGCAGAGCCTGCCAGCACAGGCACAGGCAGGAGGGTGGCCAAACACACAGCTCCACTCTGCCCTGTGCAGAGGGTTCTGGGTCGGGGAGGCTTGCCCCTCTCCTTACTGGGTTTATCCGGGCCTGTCCTCCAGGCTAGTGACTCTGAAACTTTAGCACACATTAGGGTCATGGGGGAACTTGTCAAAGTTGTAGAATCTGAGTTCACCCTAGGAGGTAACTACCTAAGGGGTCCAGAAGTGACCTTCAGAAAACCTGCAGCTGGCAGGATGTGCAATGCACTTTGAAAGACTCAAGCAATTTACAAAACAACACCCAAGTGAGTAAGgacaaataagaaatacaaatgaaaccaGCATTTCAGTACCAGGCGATGCACTTTTGCAGTACTTTTTACAGAGTGAGTTTTGTGTTGGGTAGTGTCACAATGTTATTTTCTAGTGAGGAAAACAGAGACCCAGGGAAGTTAAGGGGTGTTTGCTTCCATGTGGAGAGTCCATGGCTGCGCAGGTGCCCTTCCCTGCCATGGTCAGAGGGTCCTAAGTAGATGACTGGAAGCTGCGGTGCATGGGCCTGTGTGTATACACGTGTGCTTGTTGCATGTGCATGcttacatacatatgtacatgtcACAGGCCCATGCTAGCATTCTGGCCACGGTCAGGTTTTCACACAGAGGGGTCCTTTTGACCTTCAGATGTAAAGGATAATAAGTGAGATCCTATAATTTAATTACGTCTGTGAAACTACCGAACTCTACCTGGGCTCCCTCAAGGGAAAGCCTGTGAGGTTTATGCCATAAATAAATACTACAATATCACTTCTTGAGAAACAGCAACAATCAGCGAAGGCAgagaattttcattaaaatgcacAAATAATTAGAATTGCCTCTCCAAGGGTTAAAAGTATCCATATCAATGTCGTGGTCCTTACATGTTTTTATCCTGTGGCTGACATTGGCCTTTCGCTGTGGGGCCCACATTGTTTCCATATTTGTGTTCCCTGATGGATTTTATATTAGAGGTGATGTGACTGTGTGTGTCGTTGGCATGGAGTGGTTTTGCTCCGTGCAGGCGAGGGAGGTTGGTTTGGCCTCGCGGTGCGCTGCGCGGGCAGGTCCAGCGCTGGGAAGAGGGCGTGAAGGGGGAGTGCCTTCCTGTATTTTGTGGAGAGGTGGGGCCGCAGACGCGACTGGGCTCGGACGGGGACGAGGGCGCCCGAGTGTGCCCGTCTGGTGCTTGGGGGCGCCAGTCTGAGACAGGTGCACCGGCCGCCCCAAGCCGCGCAGATGCTGAACGTGCCCTTCTCTGACTTGTGTGAACAGGAAAGTCGTGGAAGGCGCTGACGCTGTCGCAGAAGAGGCCCTACGTGGACGAGGCGGAGCGGCTGCGCCTGCAGCACATGCAGGACTACCCCAACTACAAGTACCGCCCGCGCAGGAAGAAGCAGGCCAAGCGCCTCTGCAAGCGCGTGGACCCCGGCTTCCTCCTGAGTTCCCTTTCCCGGGACCAGAACGCCCTGCCCGAGAAGCGGGGCGCCAGCCGGGAGGCGTTGGGGGACAAAGAGGACAGGGGTGAGTACTCCCCGGCCGCTGCCATGCCCAGCCTGCGGGGCTGCTACCACGAGGGGCCGGCGGGCGGCGGCACCCCGGGCAACACGGACACTTACCCCTACGGGCTGCCCACGCCCCCGGAAATGTCGCCCCTGGACGTGCTGGAGCCGGAGCAgaccttcttctcctccccttgcCAGGAGGAGCATGCGCACTCCCGCCGCATCCCCCACCTGCCCCGGCCCCCTTACTCCCCCGAGTAcgcccccagccctctccactgCCGTCACCCTCTGGGCTCCCTGGCCCTCGGCCAGTCCGCGGGCGTCTCTATGATGTCCACTGTTCCCGGCTGTCCCCCATCTCCTGCCTATTACTCTCCTGCCACCTACCCGCCTCTCCACTCCAACCTCCATGCCCACCTGGGCCAGCTCTCCCCGCCTCCCGAGCACCCCGGCTTTGATGCGCTGGATCAGCTGAGCCAGGTGGAACTCCTGGGGGACATGGATCGTAATGAGTTCGACCAGTATTTGAACACTCCTGGCCACCCAGACTCTGCTGCAGGGGCCATGGCTCTCAGCGGGCATGCCCCGAGTTCTCAGGCAACACCAACGGGCCCCACAGAGACCAGCCTCATCTCTGTGCTGGCCGATGCCACGGCCACGTACTACAACAGTTACAGCGTGTCGTAGAGCCCGAGGCCGCCGTCCTGCTCTGCCTCGACGCCACCACGCTCCGTCCTGCGCACTGAGCAGAGCCGGCTGCGCGGTGCTGCCGCCCACGGCGGGCTTGTCTGCCCTGCGGGTGCTGCGATCCGGGATCCGCGGATCCGAGGaccctctccacccccttccctgcctgccccactCCCTGAAGCCTGCGTTCTGAGTATATTCCTTCGAATGAGTCTTCATTGGCAACACCTAGGAATAAGACAAGGTCGTTGCTGAGAGACGCTGGTTCCAGGTAGAATTTTCACAGAcctctcctccctgtccccatctCAAAAACAAATGTTCGAGAAGCCCAGCAGCACTGTCACCGCCCAGGCTCTGACACAGCCGCAGGGATGCAGCCGAACTTGGGGTCTTCACGCGGagggaaccctgggctgggatccAGGGACCCAGGATCCTCAGAGGGCTGGTGACACCCCAGctggcctctcctctccttccaacCTGTGTtcccatctataaagtggggagCACAATTGACATCTAAGGTCCCTTCTGCTCCAGGGTTTTCTGACTTAGGATTCTCGCAAGGCTGAAAGGAAAACGAGGTTTGACTCAGCAAATTCGTTAAGGTGTAACCTGTGAAGATTCCCTGTGCACAG is a window of Phyllostomus discolor isolate MPI-MPIP mPhyDis1 chromosome 8, mPhyDis1.pri.v3, whole genome shotgun sequence DNA encoding:
- the SOX7 gene encoding transcription factor SOX-7, with amino-acid sequence MASLLGTYPWPEGLECPALEAELSDGLSPPAAPRPPGDKGSESRIRRPMNAFMVWAKDERKRLAVQNPDLHNAELSKMLGKSWKALTLSQKRPYVDEAERLRLQHMQDYPNYKYRPRRKKQAKRLCKRVDPGFLLSSLSRDQNALPEKRGASREALGDKEDRGEYSPAAAMPSLRGCYHEGPAGGGTPGNTDTYPYGLPTPPEMSPLDVLEPEQTFFSSPCQEEHAHSRRIPHLPRPPYSPEYAPSPLHCRHPLGSLALGQSAGVSMMSTVPGCPPSPAYYSPATYPPLHSNLHAHLGQLSPPPEHPGFDALDQLSQVELLGDMDRNEFDQYLNTPGHPDSAAGAMALSGHAPSSQATPTGPTETSLISVLADATATYYNSYSVS